The Fusarium fujikuroi IMI 58289 draft genome, chromosome FFUJ_chr01 sequence AGTCTAGCCAAGGTTATTACTGTCATTTGCATCCTGGTTTGGCTCATCAATATTCCCAACTTCAATGATCCTAGTCACGGCAACTGGACCAAGGGCGCCATTTACTACCTTAAGATTGCCGTCTCCCTTGGTGTTGCTGCGATCCCGGAGGGTCTGGCTGTTGTCATCACTACCTGCTTGGCTCTTGGAACGAGAAAGATGGCTGCTAAGAACGCTGTCGTCCGAAGCCTCCCTTCTGTTGAGACCCTTGGGAGCTGCAGCGTCATCTGCtctgacaagactggtaCTCTGACCACCAACCAGATGAGCGTTAGCAAGGTTCTGCATCTCAACGAAGATGGCAGTGGTCTAGACGAGCTCGATGTTGAGGGCACTACCTTCGCACCTCGCGGAGCCATCAAATCAAACGGTGTTGTCGTTCAGGACCTCCCCAACTCTTCTGCTACCATCCACCAAATGACACAGGTAGCTGCCATTTGCAATGACGCCCAGCTTGCCTATGATTCTCGATCTGCCACTTTCTCCAGCATTGGTGAACCAACTGAGGGTGCTCTTCGAGTCttggttgagaagattggaCCTTGTGCCCCTACCGATACCCGCCCTGAAGATTGTGTTCATTATGCCAGTGCAGCCTACCAGAAGGAACTACCTCGCCTAGCTACGTACGAGTTCTCTCGGGATCGCAAGAGCATGTCTGTCTTGGTCGGTAAGGGTAATGATAAGAAACTCTTGGTCAAGGGCGCTCCCGAATCCGTTATCGATCGCTGCACACAAACTCTCGTTGGCTCCAATGGCAAGAAGGTTGCACTCACCAAGAAGATTGCAGACCGCCTCATGAACGAGATTGTACGATATGGCAACAACGGTCTTCGAGTCATCGCTCTCGCCAGCATCGACAAGGTGGCTGAGAACCCTCTTCTGCACACTGCTTCTTCTACCGAACAATATGCCCAGCTTGAACAGAACATGACTTTCCTTGGCCTCGTCTGCATGCTTGATCCTCCCAGAGAGGAGGTTCCCGGGGCTGTACAGAAGTGCAAGGATGCTGGTATCCgtgtcatcgtcatcactggAGACAATCGTAACACCGCTGAAAGCATTTGCCGCCAGATTGGCGTTTTTGGTCAGCATGAGGATCTTACTGGAAAGAGCTACACCGGCCGCGAGTTTGATCAGTTGTCCCCTAGCGAGCAACTTGAAGCAGCTAAGCGTGCCTCTCTGTTCTCCCGCGTTGAACCCAGCCACAAATCTCGACTGGTCGACCTACTTCAATCTCTTGGTGAGGTTGTTGCTAtgactggtgatggtgtCAACGATGCCCCTGCTCTGAAGAAGGCCGATATCGGTGTTGCGATGGGCTCAGGAACTGATGTCTCCAAGCTAGCTGCCGACATGGTTCTTGCTGACAGCAACTTTGCCACTATTGAGGTAGCCATCGAGGAGGGTCGTTCCATTTACAACAACACTCAGCAATTCATCCGGTATCTGATCTCGTCCAACATTGGTGAGGTCGTGTCGATTTTCCTGACGGCTGCTCTTGGTATGCCCGAGGCTCTCGTTCCAGTTCAACTTCTTTGGGTCAACCTCGTCACCGATGGTCTGCCTGCCACCGCTCTGTCTTTTAACCCCCCCGATCACGACATCATGAAGCGTCGTCCTCGCAAGAGAGATGAAGCTCTGATTGGTGGATGGCTCTTCTTCCGGTATCTCGTCATTGGTACCTATGTTGGTCTCGCTACGGTTGCTGGCTATGCTTGGTGGTTCATGTATAACCCGGAGGGCCCTCAGATCACTTTCCGCCAACTCACTCGCTTCCACCACTGCTCAGCTGACTTCCCCGAAATCGGCTGCTCCATGTTCTCCAACGATATGGCCAAGGCAGCTTCAACGGTCTCCTTGTCTATCCTGGTTGTGATTGAAATGTTCAACGCCGTTAACGCGCTGTCATCTAGCGAATCTCTCCTCACTCTGCCCCTTTGGAAGAACATGATGCTCGTTTATGCAATCGCTCTGTCCATGGCTTTGCATTTTGCCCTCGTCTATATTCCCTTCCTTCAAGGCCTGTTCTCCATTGTGCCCCTAAACGCTTTGGAATGGAAGGCAGTTGTTGCCATCAGTGCCCCTGTCGTGTAAGTTCAACTTGCTGCTATTTGCTTACAGCCAACTAACTTGATGCAGACTTCTCGACGAGATACTCAAAGCTATTGAGCGACAGTTCTTCATGCAGACAACAACTGATATTTCcctcaagacaaagaaggaaCAATAGAACGGCTTGGATAGAGGGATCGGCGATGAAGACCTGGCGAAATGTCAGCATTGACTAGAATCTACATGTATCATATTCTGACCAGTTCAGAGAGCTGCGATTAGACCTAGACGGCCACATTGGCCTCCGATATAACGAAATCCAAAAATTCTGTTTTCATGCCATTCAGTATGCCAAGAAAAAAGTATGTAAGCAAGCAAACATCGGGCAAGGGGCATGTgcattttttattttcttgaCGTATTATATAtgtatataaatatctatttgCCGTCTGTATTTTCACATTCAGATGTCATGTTTCTTCATGGATCAGCTCACCAAGAGCCTTGCTCTCCTCCATAATCTCCCTGGCCTCCGAGGCAGACACATCCATATCCTCCATGATCAATTGTACAGCAAGTTCAGCTACCAACACCGACTGGATAAAGGCTGCAGAACCACGACCAGCGATGACACGATCTTTTGTCGCATTCTCTTTCAACGATTCACCAAATTCCTCCACGAGGTAATCGCACATAAGCTTGCAGCCTCTTGGGCCATAGTAGCCTGGGTTGAGGTTACCCTCCTTCTTGAGTGACCTGGCCTGGCCTGTTTCGATTTTCTCTGCTAGAATATCACGGAAAAATGACTGTTTACCATTGACGATCTTGGTCAAGTATGCTCGATGGTCATCCAGTCGCCCTTCAAGATGGCTCCAGTCAACATGAGGATAGCCTCTTTCACGCCATGTGTCCATGGCAGTTTCTTTCTTGTGTTTAGCACAGAACCTTGTTTGCATCTGCACGTTCAGTCTCTTCCCCTTGGAATAATCCTTGAGGGTCTGTTCTGACACAAGGTCCCCACACCACGGGCATTTCGTCACTCTATCGTCCAAACTGTTTTTGTCTGCGAGGGGCTCCTCATTGATCGTTTCTGTGTCGCTGAGTTCATCCAGATCTGATAAGACTGGCGATGATATGCTACCTATATCGCTATTGCTCGTCTGCATGCCATCAATCTCGGCTGGCGCAACGAACGTGGGTGGTTTGTACTCGGGCGTCTTGAGTCGGCCCCCTGATTTCTTTGGAAGTGGCACCGGTTTCCAGACACCCATTCGATTCTGAGACGACGAACGCGACCTGCTCGGGCCGTCTTGCGAAAGTTTGGTGGCGGTGTGAGCTACCTGGCTTTTTGTTGGAGTAGTAGATAGACCGCGGCTTGTGGGTTTTCTTTCTATGCTCCCTTTCTTTTTGGGAGTCCCCAAGTCATCCTGGGGTGCAAGCCTTAAAGAAACCTTCGACGTTGTGGGACTACTAAAGGATTCTTGTGACACAGGTTTGAAGGTCGGCTTTTCTTCCGTCTGGGAGCTATGTAAGaagtcgtcttcttcggtcTTCTCATTTATAAGCTCGCCCTTTGTCACTTTTGCCTTGCCTACATACGGATTAATAAGAAAGTGACACGGTCGTCAGTTTGACGAACCTTTCTTTACTTGAGAACTTTGCGAGCCACGAGAAGCTTGCGATCCTCGAGGCTGTGAGCTCCCATATTTTGCTTTGCTGCTGCCTGCATTGGGGAATCCATAAGTGTCTTCGAAATGAGAACCATTCCCGGATTTGCTGCTGCCAAGTTTCCTTCGTTTCACGCTCGAGGAAGATGTTTCCGCATGGCTTCCTGTTTTCgatgtctcttcttccttctggtTCACCTTTCGGGTGGAATTCCTACGACTTTTACTGCTACTCGGGTTGCGGAAGGCTGTGCGCTTGATATCTCCACGAGCTGAAGTTTCTGGTTCGGAATCATCAGACTGCTCGATTGGCGTCTGGGCCTGAGAGCCACTTGGTCTCAGCCTTAAGTCGGCGGGGGAGGGTATATCGTCTTCAGCCTCGTCTTCGGAAGACATGGGCAGAGCGTTGACATCGTCAGGTTGCTGTTCAAGCTTTCGCTTTTCATAGCCACGAATCTGGGAAAGAAGCGGCGGTGGTCTTTGGTGTCTGCTTAACCCCGTCACTCTGCCAGCCATTGCAGATTGATTTTCCCTGCGAGAAGCCGAGATGGAAATGTAAGGGTTTTGAAATGAACTTATGTGCCGTGGTGAGAGATTTGACGTCCAGACGCTTCTGAAAGGAAAGAACTTCAAAAGCTAGAGCATGGCCATGAGACGTTtaaaagcaaagaaagaaagaaatcaAAAGAATGTGAGTGTATGAGCCAAGATTTGATACAGCGGCTTCCTCCTCGAAACAACAACTTATCAACTGTGTTTGTTCCTGCCTTCACTGGCCAGGTAAGTTCACTGAGATGTTGCTGGAATTCCCCACTCGCCCTTGGCGAGTCAGCGCGCGTCTGATTAAACGCGCCTGCGCCCTGCAGCCCGGGCACCTCTGAATCCCTGGTACTAGACTTGTAGGCAGGGTCTAACGCCGCCAGGGGATAAGTAAACAGTGAAGCATTAGCGCTATTGTTACGCTAATGGTCAGTGCTTCAACCATTTCGGAAGCCGAAAAGGGATATAACTGGACAGTGCTTGGTTTCACTGCCATTTCCATTGTTGTCAGAAGCGAAGTACAAAGTGATGCACCTTCACCTTACAACATCACAACAAGTTTATGTCAGAATAAAGCTCTGTAACCGGAGGCCCTGGTTGACGTAGCAATTTGCTCCTACTCAAATCTCCCTTGATATTGGAAATGGCTCTTAACAGGAAATACGCCGCTCTTCCAGATCTGGTGAGTTGTTACCTCTGGCACAAagagatcttgaagatgctgacGACCTTACCTAGGACTCCGCTCCAGACATCTATGAGACCCCGGAGCTCACAGATGACAACTCTACAGTCCCTGTAAGCTTCTTCGTGTTACACATACAGTCGGTTCACAGCCATTGACGTATCTCTAGACAACCACTGCTCGAACCCATTCGGACGACGAGTTCTACGATATCGAGGATGAGACACCCGGTATATCTCGATCCCGGCTGCGAATAGATGAAGCGCGTTCTCGCTTTCTTCCCACCAACGTTGACGCGAACCGAGTCGACTTCTCGGACCGAGTCGACGGGAAGCGCAAGGCGTACAAGGTGTCCAGTCGGAGACAAAGAATACTGCAGGACGGTACTCAGGAGCTTGGCGATCTCtctgacgacgacgacgatgagagtCTGGAACGCCGAATTGCCCGCCTGAAGCGcgaagtggaagaagcaaagaacgAATATGCAAAGCGAAAAGCAGAATCACAAACGAAGGAAAACATTGACGCCACCACCGGTGACGACAGACTGACTTCCCTCAGCCAAGTCTTGGACGAGATATCGCAACCCACCGGTCGGCCAACTTCGATTCGGATTGCAGGGGCTAATGTAACTTCAAATTCTGAGGAGAAGACCGAGGCACCTTCAACAGAGGATGCAACTTATACTTTAATGTACGAACCGACGTATGAACAAAGCCATGCATTAGCCAAGGCAACTGATTTCGACCGTCGGTTATTGATGCTGGAGCGGGGACTCGGAATCAATGCTTCATTGATGCAAGAGTCTGAGGCTAATGGTCTTCCTCGTGCAATTCTGCCTACTTTGGACTCCATGAACAAGCAGATTTCTACGCTTGCCGAAGCTTCGACAGCCAATTTGGATGCAATCAGTCGGCGTGTACGAACACTGGCCCAAGAGCAGGACAAGCTCAATGACTCTCGGGAGAAGGCCAGATCACTGAGAGAAGAGCTTGGTCGAAATGGCTCTTCAGCTCAGAGTGAAGAGACTGAGCAAGAAGCCAAAATCAATGCTCTGTACGGTATCCTCCCTACGATTGAAAACTTGACTCCTATCCTCCCACCTCTGCTGGATCGACTTCGTTCACTGAGAGCAATTCATTCCGATGCTGCCACTGCGAGTGAGACACTGGCCCGCATTGAGAAACAGCAAGCAGAGATGGCTACGGAACTGAAGCAGTGGAACGAAGGTCTTGTGAAGATTGAGGCGGCTGTAAAGGACGGCAGTATGTCTATTGAGAAGAATAAGCAAGTGATGGAGGAGTGGGTCAAGGATCTAGAGGAGAGGATGGAAGATTTATGAATAACGATGCGTTGATCTGATACCCCAGTAGATAAGCCAAATAATTGAGGAAACGAATCAACTGAGTTGTTGATATCCAAATAACCAAAAACATGTAATCTTTTTCACTTCAAACAAATCTCATGATCCATATCTTAGCTTTGATACATGTGGCGGCCATCTCGCTCATGGCGCCACAAGCTGCGCCACATGGCTGAACACAATCGGCCCAACTCTTAATCCGCTCGTGGGGCTAAGGGCTTTTTTGCAGTTTGACACACCAAATTAATTGATTTGGTAAACGAAAAAAAgttccatcttcctccagctCACGTTCGCGACCACCGCCCAATCCACTCAAACTCCCAAAAGTACGGCTTTTTCTCGACCCATCGCGctttccattctcatccaGCTCACCAGTTCTTCAGGTCGCAACAATGGACGCCTCCAAGCAGCCCGTCAAGCTCGTCAAGGTCACCCGAGTTCTCGGCCGAACCGGTGCGTCTTTCCCCGAAACTTGATATCGATGAAACAAGATATCAGAAGGATCGAAACGATGGAGTGAAAAACGGATTTTCTGACTAGATGGATAGGTTCTCGTGGTGGTGTCACCCAGGTCCGCGTCGAGTTCATGGACGACCAGACCCGATCGATCATCCGAAACGTGAAGGGCCCAGGTACGATTTGATTCTCGAAGCCGCCCCCTCCAGCGCACAAACGAGGGTTCGGAGTAGGAATACAGGATTACAAATGCTAACGTACAACCACCACAGTCCGTGAGGACGACATCCTCTGCCTGCTCGAATCCGAGCGTGAGGCCCGACGACTACGATAAATATGCATTCGGGGGCAGCATGGGGTTCTCGAAAGACGGTCAACGACGTATGGTCTATGCATGCTAATGCTATGGCGTGCGCGCCTTGTATTGGGACTGGGACATTGACCTGGAGCTGCACATGACACTCCAGTTTCATTTGTTAGAGGAGTCACACGGACGGATCTGGTCTGGCATAACGAAAAAATCCCAGAACAGTTGTTCCTTTGCAGTATTGGAATCCGAAGAAAAGTGAAATCCATTTCTTGTTTTCTCCGTGGTATTCTCCCTCTGTTTCAACAGCTCcgatccttgagaagctcagctcagtTCAGGCAAGAAAAGATCACATCGGGAGTTCTCCAGTCAACAAGTGCTATGATGCGAACTCAACGACCTCGGGGTTTAGTGTTGACCTGGCAACTGGAGACATGAAtacctcttttttctctctgaCATTCTGCGTCTCCATAACTAACC is a genomic window containing:
- a CDS encoding probable calcium P-type ATPase NCA-1, with translation MESAFAKPVGDVLANFNVNEATGLSDSQVTELRNKHGRNSIPEEPPTPLWELILEQFKDQLVLILLGSAAVSFVLALFDDEEGWSAFVDPVVILTILILNGVVGVSQESSAEKAIAALQEYSANEANVVRNGGHVSRVKAEELVPGDIVTVSIGDRIPADCRVISIESNSFSVDQAVLTGESESVGKRASTVIEDEKAVLQDQTNMLFSGTTVVTGRARAIVVLTGPNTAIGDIHESITAQISEPTPLKQKLNDFGDSLAKVITVICILVWLINIPNFNDPSHGNWTKGAIYYLKIAVSLGVAAIPEGLAVVITTCLALGTRKMAAKNAVVRSLPSVETLGSCSVICSDKTGTLTTNQMSVSKVLHLNEDGSGLDELDVEGTTFAPRGAIKSNGVVVQDLPNSSATIHQMTQVAAICNDAQLAYDSRSATFSSIGEPTEGALRVLVEKIGPCAPTDTRPEDCVHYASAAYQKELPRLATYEFSRDRKSMSVLVGKGNDKKLLVKGAPESVIDRCTQTLVGSNGKKVALTKKIADRLMNEIVRYGNNGLRVIALASIDKVAENPLLHTASSTEQYAQLEQNMTFLGLVCMLDPPREEVPGAVQKCKDAGIRVIVITGDNRNTAESICRQIGVFGQHEDLTGKSYTGREFDQLSPSEQLEAAKRASLFSRVEPSHKSRLVDLLQSLGEVVAMTGDGVNDAPALKKADIGVAMGSGTDVSKLAADMVLADSNFATIEVAIEEGRSIYNNTQQFIRYLISSNIGEVVSIFLTAALGMPEALVPVQLLWVNLVTDGLPATALSFNPPDHDIMKRRPRKRDEALIGGWLFFRYLVIGTYVGLATVAGYAWWFMYNPEGPQITFRQLTRFHHCSADFPEIGCSMFSNDMAKAASTVSLSILVVIEMFNAVNALSSSESLLTLPLWKNMMLVYAIALSMALHFALVYIPFLQGLFSIVPLNALEWKAVVAISAPVVLLDEILKAIERQFFMQTTTDISLKTKKEQ